A single region of the Vicia villosa cultivar HV-30 ecotype Madison, WI linkage group LG4, Vvil1.0, whole genome shotgun sequence genome encodes:
- the LOC131594294 gene encoding polyprotein of EF-Ts, chloroplastic-like isoform X3, protein MNPIISCSVGNASIIPGVAYSTRKNNSLTRLSFSRSSLKQGSSTRRFLFPSFVVNGVFPQNKRICSYRRKSRTSISATETEVPVEVTGSPVADEVSSESPSVEVAKSVDSSPKSDANTSSAKVKRSRPGRKSDMPPVKIEELIPGASFTGKVKSIQPFGAFVDIGAFTDGLVHISMLSDNYVKDIASVVSVGQEVKVKLIEVNSETKRISLSMRENADTGKRNDAPNTRDPSRSGPRKDSVNKQTKFSVGQELKGKVKNKTRSGTFISLPEGEEGFLPLGEESKDGSANIMGKSSLEAGQEVSVRVLRITKGRATLTMKKKGAVEEWDKPLLEIGNAGLVSNPFAVAFRKNKDIAKFLDEREKVQSEAKSSTTKTEEDVGSSSLVGSSTTVADDESSQGSIINGDTEKETEEASASLASEEDISVVNPIIEEAIQTDITTSDVETDSPVESTDENVTESGVDQVVAEDEKQSETDNEKEVVAATQTDSDAVEPVPVTETDITSSAPELPEETEVDDNVEAVPENNESDLSPEGSLSKDGTEENIQIPSPESPATEEVQEEQTLVTAQVESPAAEEVQEEEPLVAAQVESPATEELQEEQTPVAAQVEEVAIASDITASDEGLSKAAISPVLVKQLRDETGAGMMDCKNALSESEGDITKAQELLRKKGLASADKKAARATAEGRIGSYIHDSRIGVLVEVNCETDFVSRGEIFKELVEDIAMQVAACPQVEYIATEDVPEEIVSKEKEIEMQKEDLASKPEQIRSRIVEGRIRKRLEDLALLEQPYIKNDKVPIKDWVKQTIATIGENIKVTRFVRFNLGEGLEKRSQDFAAEVAAQTAAKPVTTPVKEEPAAAEVKEIEPKKSTVTISASLVKQLREETGAGMMDCKKALAETEGDLEKAQAYLRKKGLSSADKKSGRLAAEGRIGTYIHDSRIGVLIEVNCETDFVGRSEKFKELVDDLAMQVVACPQVQFVSIEDIPEATVKKEKELEMQREDLASKPENIREKIVEGRISKRLGELALLEQPFIKDDSVLVKDLVKQSIAAIGENIKVRRFVRFTLGERVEKETTVAA, encoded by the exons ATGAATCCCATAATATCGTGTTCCGTTGGCAATGCTTCGATTATTCCGGGAGTTGCGTATTCGACAAGGAAGAATAACTCTTTAACTAGACTCAGTTTTTCAAGGAGTTCTTTAAAACAAGGATCGTCAACTCGGAGATTTCTCTTTCCTTCATTTGTCGTCAATGGAGTGTTTCCGCAGAACAAACGGATATGCTCTTATCGTAGAAAATCTAGAACCTCCATATCAGCCACAGAAACGGAAGTACCCGTGGAGGTAACAGGTTCACCTGTTGCAGATGAAGTTTCTAGTGAATCTCCTTCGGTTGAAGTTGCCAAAAGCGTAGATTCGTCTCCTAAGTCCGATGCGAACACTAGTTCTGCAAAAGTAAAACGTTCAAGACCGGGGAGGAAAAGCGACATGCCGCCTGTAAAGATAGAGGAATTGATTCCAGGTGCATCTTTTACGGGGAAAGTAAAATCTATCCAGCCGTTCGGTGCATTTGTTGATATTGGAGCTTTCACTGACGGACTCGTTCATATTTCTATGTTGAGTGATAACTACGTAAAGGATATTGCGAGTGTTGTTTCTGTTGGACAAGAAGTGAAGGTAAAGCTGATTGAAGTGAACTCAGAAACTAAGCGTATATCTCTCTCTATGCGTGAGAATGCTGACACTGGCAAACGTAACGACGCACCGAACACTAGGGACCCTTCGAGATCTGGTCCAAGGAAAGACAGTGTGAATAAACAAACGAAATTCTCCGTTGGTCAGGAATTGAAGGGTAAGGTGAAGAATAAGACAAGGAGTGGTACTTTTATATCACTTCCGGAAGGTGAGGAGGGATTTCTACCGTTAGGTGAGGAGAGTAAAGATGGATCCGCGAATATAATGGGAAAATCTTCGTTGGAGGCTGGTCAAGAAGTTAGCGTACGAGTTTTGCGTATCACAAAAGGACGAGCGACGTTGACAATGAAGAAGAAAGGAGCTGTTGAAGAATGGGACAAGCCACTTTTAGAGATAGGGAATGCGGGTCTTGTATCAAACCCTTTTGCAGTGGCTTTTCGTAAAAATAAGGATATTGCTAAATTTTTGGATGAGAGGGAGAAAGTTCAAAGTGAAgctaaatcatcaacaacaaaaacCGAGGAAGATGTGGGAAGTAGTTCGTTGGTCGGTTCCTCAACAACTGTTGCGGATGATGAAAGCAGTCAAGGAAGTATTATAAATGGTGACACCGAGAAGGAAACGGAGGAAGCTTCTGCAAGTTTGGCTTCTGAAGAGGATATATCTGTTGTAAATCCAATAATCGAGGAAGCTATTCAGACAGATATCACAACAAGTGATGTGGAAACCGATTCACCAGTTGAATCCACTGATGAAAATGTAACCGAAAGTGGAGTTGATCAAGTTGTTGCGGAAGATGAAAAACAATCAGAAACTGATAATGAAAAAGAAGTTGTAGCTGCGACGCAGACAGATAGTGATGCAGTTGAGCCTGTCCCTGTGACAGAAACAGACATTACATCAAGTGCACCTGAATTACCTGAAGAAACAGAAG TAGATGACAATGTTGAAGCTGTTCCGGAGAACAATGAGAGTGATTTGTCTCCTGAGGGAAGCTTGAGTAAAG ATGGAACCGAAGAAAACATTCAAATTCCCTCTCCTGAAAGTCCTGCCACTGAAGAAGTGCAAGAAGAGCAAACACTTGTAACAGCACAAGTTGAAAGTCCTGCCGCTGAAGAAGTGCAAGAAGAAGAACCTCTTGTAGCAGCACAAGTTGAGAGTCCTGCCACTGAAGAATTGCAAGAAGAACAAACACCTGTGGCAGCACAAGTTGAAGAGGTTGCAATTGCATCCGA CATTACTGCTTCAGATGAAGGCTTGAGTAAAG CTGCTATATCACCGGTACTTGTGAAGCAACTCCGAGATGAAACCGGAGCTGGAATGATGGACTGCAAAAATGCTCTATCAGAGAGTGAAGGCGACATTACTAAAGCACAAGAGCTCCTTAGGAAGAAAGGCTTAGCAAGCGCAGACAAGAAAGCAGCCAGAGCAACTGCTGAAGGAAGAATAGGTTCTTACATCCACGACAGCAGGATCGGTGTTTTGGTAGAAGTAAACTGCGAGACAGATTTTGTCTCCCGAGGTGAAATTTTTAAGGAGCTTGTTGAAGATATAGCCATGCAAGTGGCTGCGTGTCCTCAAGTAGAGTACATTGCTACTGAAGATGTTCCTGAGGAAATCGTGAGCAAAGAAAAAGAGATAGAAATGCAGAAAGAAGATCTTGCTTCAAAACCGGAGCAAATCAGATCGAGGATTGTTGAAGGACGGATAAGGAAAAGACTCGAAGATTTGGCTTTGCTTGAGCAGCCTTACATCAAGAATGATAAAGTTCCCATAAAGGATTGGGTCAAGCAGACAATTGCAACTATTGGAGAAAATATTAAAGTTACAAGGTTTGTGCGGTTCAACCTCGGTGAAGGTTTGGAAAAGAGAAGCCAGGATTTTGCTGCGGAAGTCGCCGCACAAACTGCAGCAAAACCAGTGACTACACCGGTGAAAGAGGAACCTGCTGCTGCCGAAGTCAAGGAGATTGAACCAAA GAAATCAACAGTAACGATCTCGGCCTCATTGGTTAAGCAATTGAGGGAAGAAACCGGTGCAGGGATGATGGACTGTAAGAAAGCTCTTGCTGAAACCGAAGGGGACCTTGAAAAGGCGCAAGCATACCTCAGAAAGAAGGGTCTCTCATCTGCTGACAAGAAATCCGGAAGACTAGCAGCTGAAGGAAGAATCGGTACATACATTCACGATTCACGCATTGGAGTTCTAATTGAAGTGAACTGTGAAACCGACTTTGTTGGCAGAAGTGAGAAATTTAAGGAACTGGTCGATGATCTTGCAATGCAAGTTGTGGCTTGTCCACAGGTTCAGTTTGTATCTATTGAAGATATCCCAGAAGCCACTGTGAAGAAGGAAAAAGAACTCGAGATGCAACGAGAAGACCTTGCTTCAAAACCCGAGAACATAAGAGAGAAAATTGTTGAAGGAAGAATCTCAAAGAGGTTAGGAGAGCTTGCTCTTCTAGAGCAGCCTTTCATTAAGGATGACAGTGTGTTGGTGAAAGATTTGGTGAAGCAAAGTATAGCTGCCATTGGAGAGAACATTAAAGTGCGGCGTTTTGTTCGGTTCACTCTTGGAGAgagagttgaaaaagaaacaaCAGTTGCAGCATAG
- the LOC131594294 gene encoding polyprotein of EF-Ts, chloroplastic-like isoform X1, with protein MNPIISCSVGNASIIPGVAYSTRKNNSLTRLSFSRSSLKQGSSTRRFLFPSFVVNGVFPQNKRICSYRRKSRTSISATETEVPVEVTGSPVADEVSSESPSVEVAKSVDSSPKSDANTSSAKVKRSRPGRKSDMPPVKIEELIPGASFTGKVKSIQPFGAFVDIGAFTDGLVHISMLSDNYVKDIASVVSVGQEVKVKLIEVNSETKRISLSMRENADTGKRNDAPNTRDPSRSGPRKDSVNKQTKFSVGQELKGKVKNKTRSGTFISLPEGEEGFLPLGEESKDGSANIMGKSSLEAGQEVSVRVLRITKGRATLTMKKKGAVEEWDKPLLEIGNAGLVSNPFAVAFRKNKDIAKFLDEREKVQSEAKSSTTKTEEDVGSSSLVGSSTTVADDESSQGSIINGDTEKETEEASASLASEEDISVVNPIIEEAIQTDITTSDVETDSPVESTDENVTESGVDQVVAEDEKQSETDNEKEVVAATQTDSDAVEPVPVTETDITSSAPELPEETEVDDNVEAVPENNESDLSPEGSLSKDGTEENIQIPSPESPATEEVQEEQTLVTAQVESPAAEEVQEEEPLVAAQVESPATEELQEEQTPVAAQVEEVAIASETNSTLSSSNEQTDITASDEGLSKAAISPVLVKQLRDETGAGMMDCKNALSESEGDITKAQELLRKKGLASADKKAARATAEGRIGSYIHDSRIGVLVEVNCETDFVSRGEIFKELVEDIAMQVAACPQVEYIATEDVPEEIVSKEKEIEMQKEDLASKPEQIRSRIVEGRIRKRLEDLALLEQPYIKNDKVPIKDWVKQTIATIGENIKVTRFVRFNLGEGLEKRSQDFAAEVAAQTAAKPVTTPVKEEPAAAEVKEIEPKKSTVTISASLVKQLREETGAGMMDCKKALAETEGDLEKAQAYLRKKGLSSADKKSGRLAAEGRIGTYIHDSRIGVLIEVNCETDFVGRSEKFKELVDDLAMQVVACPQVQFVSIEDIPEATVKKEKELEMQREDLASKPENIREKIVEGRISKRLGELALLEQPFIKDDSVLVKDLVKQSIAAIGENIKVRRFVRFTLGERVEKETTVAA; from the exons ATGAATCCCATAATATCGTGTTCCGTTGGCAATGCTTCGATTATTCCGGGAGTTGCGTATTCGACAAGGAAGAATAACTCTTTAACTAGACTCAGTTTTTCAAGGAGTTCTTTAAAACAAGGATCGTCAACTCGGAGATTTCTCTTTCCTTCATTTGTCGTCAATGGAGTGTTTCCGCAGAACAAACGGATATGCTCTTATCGTAGAAAATCTAGAACCTCCATATCAGCCACAGAAACGGAAGTACCCGTGGAGGTAACAGGTTCACCTGTTGCAGATGAAGTTTCTAGTGAATCTCCTTCGGTTGAAGTTGCCAAAAGCGTAGATTCGTCTCCTAAGTCCGATGCGAACACTAGTTCTGCAAAAGTAAAACGTTCAAGACCGGGGAGGAAAAGCGACATGCCGCCTGTAAAGATAGAGGAATTGATTCCAGGTGCATCTTTTACGGGGAAAGTAAAATCTATCCAGCCGTTCGGTGCATTTGTTGATATTGGAGCTTTCACTGACGGACTCGTTCATATTTCTATGTTGAGTGATAACTACGTAAAGGATATTGCGAGTGTTGTTTCTGTTGGACAAGAAGTGAAGGTAAAGCTGATTGAAGTGAACTCAGAAACTAAGCGTATATCTCTCTCTATGCGTGAGAATGCTGACACTGGCAAACGTAACGACGCACCGAACACTAGGGACCCTTCGAGATCTGGTCCAAGGAAAGACAGTGTGAATAAACAAACGAAATTCTCCGTTGGTCAGGAATTGAAGGGTAAGGTGAAGAATAAGACAAGGAGTGGTACTTTTATATCACTTCCGGAAGGTGAGGAGGGATTTCTACCGTTAGGTGAGGAGAGTAAAGATGGATCCGCGAATATAATGGGAAAATCTTCGTTGGAGGCTGGTCAAGAAGTTAGCGTACGAGTTTTGCGTATCACAAAAGGACGAGCGACGTTGACAATGAAGAAGAAAGGAGCTGTTGAAGAATGGGACAAGCCACTTTTAGAGATAGGGAATGCGGGTCTTGTATCAAACCCTTTTGCAGTGGCTTTTCGTAAAAATAAGGATATTGCTAAATTTTTGGATGAGAGGGAGAAAGTTCAAAGTGAAgctaaatcatcaacaacaaaaacCGAGGAAGATGTGGGAAGTAGTTCGTTGGTCGGTTCCTCAACAACTGTTGCGGATGATGAAAGCAGTCAAGGAAGTATTATAAATGGTGACACCGAGAAGGAAACGGAGGAAGCTTCTGCAAGTTTGGCTTCTGAAGAGGATATATCTGTTGTAAATCCAATAATCGAGGAAGCTATTCAGACAGATATCACAACAAGTGATGTGGAAACCGATTCACCAGTTGAATCCACTGATGAAAATGTAACCGAAAGTGGAGTTGATCAAGTTGTTGCGGAAGATGAAAAACAATCAGAAACTGATAATGAAAAAGAAGTTGTAGCTGCGACGCAGACAGATAGTGATGCAGTTGAGCCTGTCCCTGTGACAGAAACAGACATTACATCAAGTGCACCTGAATTACCTGAAGAAACAGAAG TAGATGACAATGTTGAAGCTGTTCCGGAGAACAATGAGAGTGATTTGTCTCCTGAGGGAAGCTTGAGTAAAG ATGGAACCGAAGAAAACATTCAAATTCCCTCTCCTGAAAGTCCTGCCACTGAAGAAGTGCAAGAAGAGCAAACACTTGTAACAGCACAAGTTGAAAGTCCTGCCGCTGAAGAAGTGCAAGAAGAAGAACCTCTTGTAGCAGCACAAGTTGAGAGTCCTGCCACTGAAGAATTGCAAGAAGAACAAACACCTGTGGCAGCACAAGTTGAAGAGGTTGCAATTGCATCCGAGACAAACAGCACCTTATCTAGTTCTAATGAACAAACCGACATTACTGCTTCAGATGAAGGCTTGAGTAAAG CTGCTATATCACCGGTACTTGTGAAGCAACTCCGAGATGAAACCGGAGCTGGAATGATGGACTGCAAAAATGCTCTATCAGAGAGTGAAGGCGACATTACTAAAGCACAAGAGCTCCTTAGGAAGAAAGGCTTAGCAAGCGCAGACAAGAAAGCAGCCAGAGCAACTGCTGAAGGAAGAATAGGTTCTTACATCCACGACAGCAGGATCGGTGTTTTGGTAGAAGTAAACTGCGAGACAGATTTTGTCTCCCGAGGTGAAATTTTTAAGGAGCTTGTTGAAGATATAGCCATGCAAGTGGCTGCGTGTCCTCAAGTAGAGTACATTGCTACTGAAGATGTTCCTGAGGAAATCGTGAGCAAAGAAAAAGAGATAGAAATGCAGAAAGAAGATCTTGCTTCAAAACCGGAGCAAATCAGATCGAGGATTGTTGAAGGACGGATAAGGAAAAGACTCGAAGATTTGGCTTTGCTTGAGCAGCCTTACATCAAGAATGATAAAGTTCCCATAAAGGATTGGGTCAAGCAGACAATTGCAACTATTGGAGAAAATATTAAAGTTACAAGGTTTGTGCGGTTCAACCTCGGTGAAGGTTTGGAAAAGAGAAGCCAGGATTTTGCTGCGGAAGTCGCCGCACAAACTGCAGCAAAACCAGTGACTACACCGGTGAAAGAGGAACCTGCTGCTGCCGAAGTCAAGGAGATTGAACCAAA GAAATCAACAGTAACGATCTCGGCCTCATTGGTTAAGCAATTGAGGGAAGAAACCGGTGCAGGGATGATGGACTGTAAGAAAGCTCTTGCTGAAACCGAAGGGGACCTTGAAAAGGCGCAAGCATACCTCAGAAAGAAGGGTCTCTCATCTGCTGACAAGAAATCCGGAAGACTAGCAGCTGAAGGAAGAATCGGTACATACATTCACGATTCACGCATTGGAGTTCTAATTGAAGTGAACTGTGAAACCGACTTTGTTGGCAGAAGTGAGAAATTTAAGGAACTGGTCGATGATCTTGCAATGCAAGTTGTGGCTTGTCCACAGGTTCAGTTTGTATCTATTGAAGATATCCCAGAAGCCACTGTGAAGAAGGAAAAAGAACTCGAGATGCAACGAGAAGACCTTGCTTCAAAACCCGAGAACATAAGAGAGAAAATTGTTGAAGGAAGAATCTCAAAGAGGTTAGGAGAGCTTGCTCTTCTAGAGCAGCCTTTCATTAAGGATGACAGTGTGTTGGTGAAAGATTTGGTGAAGCAAAGTATAGCTGCCATTGGAGAGAACATTAAAGTGCGGCGTTTTGTTCGGTTCACTCTTGGAGAgagagttgaaaaagaaacaaCAGTTGCAGCATAG
- the LOC131594294 gene encoding polyprotein of EF-Ts, chloroplastic-like isoform X2 → MNPIISCSVGNASIIPGVAYSTRKNNSLTRLSFSRSSLKQGSSTRRFLFPSFVVNGVFPQNKRICSYRRKSRTSISATETEVPVEVTGSPVADEVSSESPSVEVAKSVDSSPKSDANTSSAKVKRSRPGRKSDMPPVKIEELIPGASFTGKVKSIQPFGAFVDIGAFTDGLVHISMLSDNYVKDIASVVSVGQEVKVKLIEVNSETKRISLSMRENADTGKRNDAPNTRDPSRSGPRKDSVNKQTKFSVGQELKGKVKNKTRSGTFISLPEGEEGFLPLGEESKDGSANIMGKSSLEAGQEVSVRVLRITKGRATLTMKKKGAVEEWDKPLLEIGNAGLVSNPFAVAFRKNKDIAKFLDEREKVQSEAKSSTTKTEEDVGSSSLVGSSTTVADDESSQGSIINGDTEKETEEASASLASEEDISVVNPIIEEAIQTDITTSDVETDSPVESTDENVTESGVDQVVAEDEKQSETDNEKEVVAATQTDSDAVEPVPVTETDITSSAPELPEETEDDNVEAVPENNESDLSPEGSLSKDGTEENIQIPSPESPATEEVQEEQTLVTAQVESPAAEEVQEEEPLVAAQVESPATEELQEEQTPVAAQVEEVAIASETNSTLSSSNEQTDITASDEGLSKAAISPVLVKQLRDETGAGMMDCKNALSESEGDITKAQELLRKKGLASADKKAARATAEGRIGSYIHDSRIGVLVEVNCETDFVSRGEIFKELVEDIAMQVAACPQVEYIATEDVPEEIVSKEKEIEMQKEDLASKPEQIRSRIVEGRIRKRLEDLALLEQPYIKNDKVPIKDWVKQTIATIGENIKVTRFVRFNLGEGLEKRSQDFAAEVAAQTAAKPVTTPVKEEPAAAEVKEIEPKKSTVTISASLVKQLREETGAGMMDCKKALAETEGDLEKAQAYLRKKGLSSADKKSGRLAAEGRIGTYIHDSRIGVLIEVNCETDFVGRSEKFKELVDDLAMQVVACPQVQFVSIEDIPEATVKKEKELEMQREDLASKPENIREKIVEGRISKRLGELALLEQPFIKDDSVLVKDLVKQSIAAIGENIKVRRFVRFTLGERVEKETTVAA, encoded by the exons ATGAATCCCATAATATCGTGTTCCGTTGGCAATGCTTCGATTATTCCGGGAGTTGCGTATTCGACAAGGAAGAATAACTCTTTAACTAGACTCAGTTTTTCAAGGAGTTCTTTAAAACAAGGATCGTCAACTCGGAGATTTCTCTTTCCTTCATTTGTCGTCAATGGAGTGTTTCCGCAGAACAAACGGATATGCTCTTATCGTAGAAAATCTAGAACCTCCATATCAGCCACAGAAACGGAAGTACCCGTGGAGGTAACAGGTTCACCTGTTGCAGATGAAGTTTCTAGTGAATCTCCTTCGGTTGAAGTTGCCAAAAGCGTAGATTCGTCTCCTAAGTCCGATGCGAACACTAGTTCTGCAAAAGTAAAACGTTCAAGACCGGGGAGGAAAAGCGACATGCCGCCTGTAAAGATAGAGGAATTGATTCCAGGTGCATCTTTTACGGGGAAAGTAAAATCTATCCAGCCGTTCGGTGCATTTGTTGATATTGGAGCTTTCACTGACGGACTCGTTCATATTTCTATGTTGAGTGATAACTACGTAAAGGATATTGCGAGTGTTGTTTCTGTTGGACAAGAAGTGAAGGTAAAGCTGATTGAAGTGAACTCAGAAACTAAGCGTATATCTCTCTCTATGCGTGAGAATGCTGACACTGGCAAACGTAACGACGCACCGAACACTAGGGACCCTTCGAGATCTGGTCCAAGGAAAGACAGTGTGAATAAACAAACGAAATTCTCCGTTGGTCAGGAATTGAAGGGTAAGGTGAAGAATAAGACAAGGAGTGGTACTTTTATATCACTTCCGGAAGGTGAGGAGGGATTTCTACCGTTAGGTGAGGAGAGTAAAGATGGATCCGCGAATATAATGGGAAAATCTTCGTTGGAGGCTGGTCAAGAAGTTAGCGTACGAGTTTTGCGTATCACAAAAGGACGAGCGACGTTGACAATGAAGAAGAAAGGAGCTGTTGAAGAATGGGACAAGCCACTTTTAGAGATAGGGAATGCGGGTCTTGTATCAAACCCTTTTGCAGTGGCTTTTCGTAAAAATAAGGATATTGCTAAATTTTTGGATGAGAGGGAGAAAGTTCAAAGTGAAgctaaatcatcaacaacaaaaacCGAGGAAGATGTGGGAAGTAGTTCGTTGGTCGGTTCCTCAACAACTGTTGCGGATGATGAAAGCAGTCAAGGAAGTATTATAAATGGTGACACCGAGAAGGAAACGGAGGAAGCTTCTGCAAGTTTGGCTTCTGAAGAGGATATATCTGTTGTAAATCCAATAATCGAGGAAGCTATTCAGACAGATATCACAACAAGTGATGTGGAAACCGATTCACCAGTTGAATCCACTGATGAAAATGTAACCGAAAGTGGAGTTGATCAAGTTGTTGCGGAAGATGAAAAACAATCAGAAACTGATAATGAAAAAGAAGTTGTAGCTGCGACGCAGACAGATAGTGATGCAGTTGAGCCTGTCCCTGTGACAGAAACAGACATTACATCAAGTGCACCTGAATTACCTGAAGAAACAGAAG ATGACAATGTTGAAGCTGTTCCGGAGAACAATGAGAGTGATTTGTCTCCTGAGGGAAGCTTGAGTAAAG ATGGAACCGAAGAAAACATTCAAATTCCCTCTCCTGAAAGTCCTGCCACTGAAGAAGTGCAAGAAGAGCAAACACTTGTAACAGCACAAGTTGAAAGTCCTGCCGCTGAAGAAGTGCAAGAAGAAGAACCTCTTGTAGCAGCACAAGTTGAGAGTCCTGCCACTGAAGAATTGCAAGAAGAACAAACACCTGTGGCAGCACAAGTTGAAGAGGTTGCAATTGCATCCGAGACAAACAGCACCTTATCTAGTTCTAATGAACAAACCGACATTACTGCTTCAGATGAAGGCTTGAGTAAAG CTGCTATATCACCGGTACTTGTGAAGCAACTCCGAGATGAAACCGGAGCTGGAATGATGGACTGCAAAAATGCTCTATCAGAGAGTGAAGGCGACATTACTAAAGCACAAGAGCTCCTTAGGAAGAAAGGCTTAGCAAGCGCAGACAAGAAAGCAGCCAGAGCAACTGCTGAAGGAAGAATAGGTTCTTACATCCACGACAGCAGGATCGGTGTTTTGGTAGAAGTAAACTGCGAGACAGATTTTGTCTCCCGAGGTGAAATTTTTAAGGAGCTTGTTGAAGATATAGCCATGCAAGTGGCTGCGTGTCCTCAAGTAGAGTACATTGCTACTGAAGATGTTCCTGAGGAAATCGTGAGCAAAGAAAAAGAGATAGAAATGCAGAAAGAAGATCTTGCTTCAAAACCGGAGCAAATCAGATCGAGGATTGTTGAAGGACGGATAAGGAAAAGACTCGAAGATTTGGCTTTGCTTGAGCAGCCTTACATCAAGAATGATAAAGTTCCCATAAAGGATTGGGTCAAGCAGACAATTGCAACTATTGGAGAAAATATTAAAGTTACAAGGTTTGTGCGGTTCAACCTCGGTGAAGGTTTGGAAAAGAGAAGCCAGGATTTTGCTGCGGAAGTCGCCGCACAAACTGCAGCAAAACCAGTGACTACACCGGTGAAAGAGGAACCTGCTGCTGCCGAAGTCAAGGAGATTGAACCAAA GAAATCAACAGTAACGATCTCGGCCTCATTGGTTAAGCAATTGAGGGAAGAAACCGGTGCAGGGATGATGGACTGTAAGAAAGCTCTTGCTGAAACCGAAGGGGACCTTGAAAAGGCGCAAGCATACCTCAGAAAGAAGGGTCTCTCATCTGCTGACAAGAAATCCGGAAGACTAGCAGCTGAAGGAAGAATCGGTACATACATTCACGATTCACGCATTGGAGTTCTAATTGAAGTGAACTGTGAAACCGACTTTGTTGGCAGAAGTGAGAAATTTAAGGAACTGGTCGATGATCTTGCAATGCAAGTTGTGGCTTGTCCACAGGTTCAGTTTGTATCTATTGAAGATATCCCAGAAGCCACTGTGAAGAAGGAAAAAGAACTCGAGATGCAACGAGAAGACCTTGCTTCAAAACCCGAGAACATAAGAGAGAAAATTGTTGAAGGAAGAATCTCAAAGAGGTTAGGAGAGCTTGCTCTTCTAGAGCAGCCTTTCATTAAGGATGACAGTGTGTTGGTGAAAGATTTGGTGAAGCAAAGTATAGCTGCCATTGGAGAGAACATTAAAGTGCGGCGTTTTGTTCGGTTCACTCTTGGAGAgagagttgaaaaagaaacaaCAGTTGCAGCATAG